The following are from one region of the Gammaproteobacteria bacterium genome:
- a CDS encoding M48 family metallopeptidase gives MTVFTLIFLTMLTLSAVIRLWLAHRQQAHVLTHRKHVPDAFRDTIPEPAHQRAADYTVAKTRLETAEICIGTLLLVGWTLGGGLDLMDHVWRNLHFTPLATGVGVLTSVFILTQLLDLPMSVYQTFRLEQRFGFNHTTPKLFIIDLIKQSVLLLVLGAPLAWLVLWLLGNSGSLWWLYTWAVWMGFILLMMWAYPAVVAPLFNKFKPLQDGALRDRVMTLLNRNGFASQGIFVMDGSRRSGHGNAYFTGLGTNKRIVFFDTLINALSADEIEAVLAHELGHFKRHHIHKRIALAAVAALAGLALLGWLLDQAWFYAGLGVTQPSPYMGLMLFLLVAPVFNFFMQPVTAYFMRKHEFEADDFAAAQTDPNDLIRALVKLYKENAATLTPDPLYSAYHDSHPPAPVRIANLSAKLRACL, from the coding sequence ATGACTGTTTTTACCCTGATATTTCTCACTATGCTGACGCTCAGCGCCGTTATACGCCTGTGGCTGGCGCACCGCCAACAGGCCCATGTCCTGACCCACCGCAAGCACGTGCCTGACGCCTTCCGCGATACGATCCCCGAACCCGCCCATCAGCGCGCTGCGGATTATACGGTCGCCAAAACGCGGCTGGAGACGGCAGAAATCTGCATCGGCACCCTCTTATTAGTGGGATGGACGCTTGGTGGCGGGCTGGACCTCATGGACCATGTCTGGCGCAACCTGCATTTCACCCCGCTCGCAACTGGTGTGGGCGTGCTGACCAGCGTATTTATACTGACACAATTGCTTGATTTGCCGATGTCTGTCTACCAGACATTCAGGCTTGAACAACGCTTTGGATTCAATCACACCACGCCCAAGCTGTTCATCATCGACCTCATCAAGCAAAGCGTCCTGCTGCTAGTGCTGGGCGCGCCACTGGCGTGGCTTGTTCTATGGCTGCTGGGAAATAGCGGCAGTTTATGGTGGCTGTACACCTGGGCGGTGTGGATGGGATTTATACTGCTGATGATGTGGGCCTATCCTGCAGTAGTCGCGCCGTTGTTCAATAAATTCAAGCCCTTGCAGGACGGCGCGCTGCGGGATCGCGTGATGACCTTGCTGAACCGCAACGGCTTCGCCAGCCAGGGCATCTTTGTCATGGACGGCTCGCGCCGCTCCGGGCATGGCAACGCCTATTTCACGGGATTGGGTACAAATAAGCGCATTGTCTTTTTCGACACCCTGATTAACGCGCTGAGTGCCGATGAGATCGAGGCGGTGCTGGCCCACGAACTGGGCCACTTCAAGCGCCACCACATCCACAAACGCATCGCCCTGGCTGCGGTGGCGGCGCTGGCCGGGCTTGCCCTGCTCGGCTGGCTGCTGGATCAGGCGTGGTTTTATGCCGGACTGGGAGTAACACAGCCCTCCCCTTACATGGGATTAATGCTGTTTTTACTGGTGGCGCCGGTATTCAATTTTTTCATGCAGCCGGTGACGGCCTATTTCATGCGTAAACATGAATTCGAGGCCGACGACTTTGCCGCTGCGCAAACCGACCCAAACGATTTGATCCGCGCACTGGTCAAGCTCTATAAGGAGAACGCCGCCACGCTAACGCCCGATCCGCTCTATTCGGCGTACCACGACTCTCACCCTCCGGCCCCCGTGCGAATTGCGAACTTATCTGCTAAATTAAGAGCCTGTCTGTGA
- a CDS encoding cytochrome c, which produces MDQPRLILNTTLILAALMFYAGHAKATDLNQGEKLYKANCFSCHDSSIHTRPNSIIHSLSALKKRVQFCESMNKLGWSDAQKGDVVAYLNATFYKFK; this is translated from the coding sequence ATGGACCAACCTCGTTTGATACTGAACACCACCCTGATTCTGGCCGCGCTGATGTTTTATGCGGGCCATGCCAAGGCCACAGACCTCAATCAAGGTGAGAAACTCTACAAAGCCAACTGCTTTTCCTGTCACGATTCCAGCATACATACGCGACCGAACAGCATTATTCACTCGCTATCCGCACTGAAAAAACGCGTGCAATTCTGCGAAAGCATGAACAAGCTGGGCTGGTCTGACGCACAAAAAGGGGATGTCGTTGCCTACTTGAACGCGACCTTTTACAAATTTAAATAA